In Ensifer canadensis, a genomic segment contains:
- a CDS encoding potassium channel family protein, whose protein sequence is MGTKRTRRIFFIEFYRQLGVVWPILSGMLGIMLGCGLLIGRIEEWRMMDTLYFTFVTGLTIGYGDLVPSHLSSRVLALLIGLTGIVLTGLVAAVSVQALRTTADDSNGRDSPD, encoded by the coding sequence ATGGGTACTAAGCGCACAAGACGGATCTTCTTCATCGAGTTCTATCGCCAGCTTGGCGTTGTCTGGCCAATCCTGTCCGGCATGCTTGGCATCATGCTCGGGTGCGGCCTGTTGATCGGGCGAATAGAGGAATGGCGGATGATGGACACGCTGTATTTCACCTTCGTGACCGGTCTTACCATCGGCTACGGCGATCTGGTGCCGAGCCACTTGTCTTCGCGCGTGCTGGCCTTGCTTATCGGTCTTACGGGGATTGTGCTCACCGGCCTCGTGGCAGCCGTCAGTGTCCAGGCGCTGAGGACTACGGCCGATGATAGCAACGGGCGAGATTCGCCAGACTGA
- the miaA gene encoding tRNA (adenosine(37)-N6)-dimethylallyltransferase MiaA, with translation MDNNLETDTDAILITGPTASGKSALAVELARRHDGVVINADSMQVYDTLRVLTARPDEADMGGVEHRLYGHMPAGQAYSTGAWLREAQALVATLRKTGRLPVFVGGTGLYFKALTGGLADMPEIPAAIRERLRERLMQEGPDGLHAELAARDPQTAETLKPGDGQRIVRALEVVEATGQSIRLYQQKSGPEIIDPQRARKLVVLPDRKVLHDRINRRFGMMLSGGAIDEVRALLAMNLDPAMPVMKAIGVSQIAALLRGEIDEAEVIETGAAATRQYAKRQMTWFRNQLDDSWQRIENAAEAI, from the coding sequence ATGGACAACAACCTTGAAACCGATACGGACGCGATCCTGATAACCGGGCCGACCGCCAGCGGCAAGTCCGCGCTTGCGGTCGAATTGGCGCGCCGGCATGACGGCGTGGTCATCAACGCCGACAGCATGCAGGTCTATGACACTTTGCGGGTGCTGACCGCGCGCCCTGACGAGGCCGATATGGGTGGCGTCGAACACCGTCTCTACGGCCATATGCCTGCCGGTCAGGCCTATTCGACCGGGGCGTGGCTGCGCGAGGCGCAAGCGCTCGTCGCCACGCTGCGCAAGACCGGCCGGTTGCCGGTCTTCGTCGGCGGCACCGGGCTCTACTTCAAGGCGTTGACCGGCGGGCTTGCCGACATGCCCGAAATTCCGGCCGCCATTCGCGAGCGGCTGCGCGAGCGGCTGATGCAAGAGGGGCCGGATGGGCTGCATGCCGAGCTTGCCGCGCGCGACCCGCAGACGGCAGAGACGCTGAAGCCCGGCGACGGCCAGCGTATCGTGCGCGCGCTCGAAGTGGTGGAGGCGACCGGCCAGTCGATCCGCCTCTACCAGCAGAAGAGCGGCCCTGAGATCATCGATCCGCAACGGGCGCGAAAGCTTGTCGTGCTGCCGGATCGCAAGGTGCTGCACGATCGCATCAACCGCCGCTTCGGTATGATGCTCTCCGGTGGGGCGATCGACGAGGTGCGTGCGCTCTTGGCGATGAACCTCGATCCGGCCATGCCCGTGATGAAGGCGATCGGCGTCAGCCAGATTGCCGCGCTCCTGCGCGGCGAGATCGATGAGGCCGAGGTGATCGAGACCGGCGCCGCCGCAACCCGGCAATATGCCAAGCGGCAGATGACCTGGTTTCGCAACCAGCTCGACGACAGCTGGCAGCGCATCGAGAATGCTGCCGAGGCTATTTGA
- the serB gene encoding phosphoserine phosphatase SerB codes for MALVATLIANPSNPVLTPALAEAAADAVRASGLYWLADGVACDLALTDGTDPFAAEAALRGALNGTPVDVAVQDADTRRKKLLIADMDSTMIGQECIDELAAEVGLKDKVAAITARAMNGEIAFEPALIERVALLKGLPSSVVGDVIARRITLTPGGPELIATMKAKGYYTALISGGFTVFTGPVADMLGFQENRANTLIEKDGTLTGEVAEPILGKQAKVDALIDIAGRLGISTDEALAVGDGANDLGMLQLAGTGVALHAKPVVAEQAKVRIDHGDLTALLYLQGYRKTDFVR; via the coding sequence ATGGCTCTCGTTGCCACGCTTATCGCCAATCCGTCAAATCCTGTTCTGACGCCAGCGCTCGCGGAAGCCGCCGCTGACGCCGTTAGGGCATCCGGTCTCTACTGGCTCGCCGACGGCGTCGCCTGCGACCTGGCGCTCACCGACGGCACGGACCCCTTTGCCGCCGAGGCGGCGCTGCGCGGCGCGCTGAACGGAACGCCTGTCGATGTCGCCGTCCAGGACGCCGACACCAGGCGCAAGAAGCTTCTGATCGCCGACATGGACTCCACCATGATCGGCCAGGAATGCATCGACGAACTTGCCGCCGAAGTCGGCCTCAAGGACAAGGTTGCCGCCATCACCGCCCGCGCCATGAACGGCGAGATCGCCTTCGAGCCGGCGCTGATCGAGCGCGTCGCGCTGCTGAAGGGCCTGCCTTCGAGCGTCGTAGGCGATGTCATCGCCAGGCGCATCACGCTGACGCCGGGCGGCCCTGAGCTGATCGCCACGATGAAGGCGAAGGGCTACTACACCGCCCTCATCTCCGGCGGCTTCACCGTGTTTACCGGCCCGGTCGCCGACATGCTCGGCTTCCAGGAAAACCGCGCCAATACGCTGATCGAGAAGGACGGCACGCTGACCGGCGAGGTCGCCGAACCGATCCTCGGCAAACAGGCCAAGGTCGATGCGCTCATCGACATTGCCGGCCGCCTCGGCATTTCGACCGACGAGGCGCTTGCCGTCGGCGACGGCGCCAACGATCTCGGCATGCTGCAGCTCGCCGGCACCGGCGTTGCGCTGCACGCCAAGCCCGTGGTCGCCGAACAGGCGAAGGTCCGCATCGACCATGGCGACCTCACGGCCCTTCTCTATCTGCAGGGCTATCGAAAGACCGATTTCGTCAGATGA
- a CDS encoding GNAT family N-acetyltransferase encodes MIVSETERLRIRAWKEADRDLFFEINNDAEVMAFFPHRRNREETDALFDRVGQGIAETGLGFFAVALKKDDRPIGFCGLAYTDLEPHLPKGTVEIGWRLAAPFWGKGYITEAASDLLRYGFDEKGLREIVSFAVPDNTRSTAVMARLGMHRDPARDFNHPRIPADKPQLVRHVLYAITRAEWQAQRAKDVA; translated from the coding sequence ATGATCGTTTCCGAGACCGAACGCCTGCGCATCCGCGCCTGGAAGGAGGCCGACCGCGATCTCTTCTTCGAGATCAACAATGATGCCGAGGTGATGGCGTTCTTCCCCCATCGCCGCAACCGGGAGGAAACCGACGCGCTGTTCGACCGCGTCGGCCAGGGCATCGCCGAAACGGGGCTCGGCTTCTTCGCTGTCGCGCTGAAAAAAGACGACCGGCCGATCGGCTTCTGCGGCCTCGCCTATACCGACCTCGAGCCCCACCTGCCGAAAGGCACCGTCGAGATCGGCTGGCGGCTCGCCGCCCCCTTCTGGGGCAAGGGCTATATCACCGAGGCAGCGTCCGACCTCCTGCGCTACGGCTTCGACGAAAAAGGCCTTCGCGAAATCGTCTCCTTCGCCGTCCCCGACAACACACGCTCGACGGCGGTGATGGCGCGCCTTGGAATGCACCGCGACCCCGCACGCGACTTCAACCACCCGCGCATCCCCGCCGACAAACCGCAGCTCGTTCGCCACGTGCTCTACGCAATCACCCGGGCGGAATGGCAGGCACAGCGGGCGAAGGACGTGGCGTGA
- a CDS encoding LysR substrate-binding domain-containing protein, translated as MAGSSFLVPHFNALVEARRLAQVEMIPVIAPELARSGRPLLMPVDLMQHALLHEDNREAWQQWFTAAGAGPVRIERGAIFTDGAMVLQAALRGNGVGLVDRDHVRDELAAGRLLQPFDVSVPYGAFFLVARRFDALSEAAQAFVTWVERSYPGAGRGG; from the coding sequence ATGGCCGGATCCTCCTTTCTGGTTCCTCATTTCAACGCACTCGTCGAGGCGCGACGGCTTGCGCAGGTGGAGATGATCCCGGTGATCGCGCCGGAGCTTGCCCGGTCCGGCAGGCCCTTGTTGATGCCTGTCGATCTCATGCAGCATGCGCTCCTGCACGAGGACAATCGCGAAGCATGGCAGCAATGGTTCACTGCTGCCGGGGCGGGACCGGTTCGCATCGAGCGGGGCGCGATCTTTACCGATGGCGCCATGGTGCTGCAGGCGGCGTTGCGCGGCAACGGCGTCGGGTTGGTCGATCGCGACCATGTGCGCGACGAGCTTGCGGCCGGGCGCCTGCTGCAGCCGTTCGATGTCTCGGTGCCCTATGGCGCCTTCTTTCTCGTGGCGCGGCGGTTCGACGCTTTGTCAGAGGCGGCGCAGGCGTTCGTCACTTGGGTCGAACGGAGTTATCCGGGGGCAGGGCGCGGGGGGTGA
- a CDS encoding DegQ family serine endoprotease — MAQTAAVRPPSNGPASVADLAAGLLDAVVNISTSQRVKNDDDAPTPQVPEGSPYQDFFDEFFKGQGDKGGNRQRTVNSLGSGFVIDPAGVIVTNNHVIEGADDIEVIFANGSKLKAKLVGKDTKTDLAVLKVEPKTPLKAVPFGDSRKMRIGDWVMAIGNPFGFGGSVSVGIISARGRNINAGPYDNFIQTDAAINRGNSGGPLFNMQGEVIGINTAIISPTGGSIGIGFSVPTELAANVVLQLKDFGETRRGWLGVRIQPVTDDIAESLKMASPRGALVSGIIEGGPIAKGEIKAGDVIIKFDGKDVSEMRDLPRAVAESAVGKAVDVVIIRDGKEQTVKVTLGRLEDGEGIANAAVTTNEEGGEDKKTDQPPAAELPATDTVLGMKLTTLNAESRKKFGIADDVEGVVIAEVQAGSAAAERRVEPGDVIVEVGQEAMDTPDDVSERVEELKSDGRRNALLMLSNKTGELRFVTVRME, encoded by the coding sequence ATGGCGCAGACGGCCGCCGTTCGCCCGCCGAGCAATGGCCCCGCATCCGTCGCCGACCTTGCGGCCGGCCTGCTTGATGCGGTCGTGAACATTTCGACGTCCCAGCGCGTCAAGAACGACGACGATGCGCCGACGCCGCAGGTGCCGGAGGGCTCGCCCTATCAGGACTTCTTCGACGAGTTCTTCAAGGGGCAGGGCGACAAGGGCGGCAACCGCCAGCGCACCGTCAATTCGCTCGGCTCCGGCTTCGTCATCGATCCCGCCGGCGTCATCGTCACCAACAATCACGTGATCGAGGGTGCCGACGATATCGAAGTGATCTTCGCCAATGGCAGCAAGCTGAAGGCCAAGCTCGTCGGCAAGGATACCAAGACCGACCTCGCGGTGCTCAAGGTCGAGCCGAAGACGCCGCTGAAGGCAGTACCCTTCGGCGATTCCCGCAAGATGCGGATCGGCGATTGGGTCATGGCGATCGGCAACCCGTTCGGCTTTGGCGGCTCTGTCTCCGTCGGCATCATCTCGGCGCGCGGCCGGAACATCAATGCCGGCCCCTACGACAATTTCATCCAAACGGACGCCGCCATCAACCGCGGCAACTCGGGCGGCCCGCTGTTCAACATGCAGGGCGAGGTGATCGGCATCAACACGGCGATCATTTCGCCGACGGGCGGCTCGATCGGTATCGGCTTCTCGGTTCCGACCGAGCTTGCCGCCAATGTCGTGCTGCAGCTGAAGGATTTCGGCGAGACGCGGCGCGGCTGGCTTGGCGTGCGCATCCAGCCGGTGACGGACGATATCGCTGAAAGCCTGAAGATGGCCTCGCCGCGCGGCGCTCTGGTCTCGGGCATTATCGAGGGCGGGCCGATCGCCAAGGGCGAGATCAAGGCCGGCGACGTCATCATCAAGTTCGATGGCAAGGACGTCTCCGAGATGCGCGACCTGCCGCGGGCGGTCGCCGAAAGTGCCGTCGGCAAGGCCGTCGACGTGGTGATCATCCGCGACGGCAAGGAGCAGACGGTCAAGGTCACGCTCGGACGGCTCGAGGATGGCGAGGGCATCGCCAATGCCGCGGTAACCACCAATGAAGAAGGCGGCGAGGACAAGAAGACGGATCAGCCGCCGGCAGCCGAGCTGCCCGCCACCGACACGGTGCTCGGCATGAAGCTGACCACGCTCAATGCCGAAAGCCGCAAGAAGTTCGGCATTGCCGACGATGTCGAAGGCGTGGTGATCGCCGAGGTCCAGGCAGGCTCTGCCGCCGCCGAGCGGCGGGTGGAGCCGGGTGACGTTATCGTCGAGGTCGGCCAGGAAGCGATGGATACGCCTGACGACGTCTCCGAGCGCGTTGAAGAGCTGAAGTCCGACGGCCGGCGCAATGCGCTGCTGATGCTTTCCAACAAGACCGGCGAATTGCGCTTCGTCACCGTGCGCATGGAATAG
- a CDS encoding ACT domain-containing protein yields MPHKLLIRLVDAEYAITRLNVGSQMPEWLPGPGFWTVSSSREEMTLVCRAARVPSSTQSSLGWRCFRIEQHFSVDVPGVLSSVLRPLSAAGIGVFANSTFSTDYIFVPGSDLDKAVQALKEHGHEITI; encoded by the coding sequence ATGCCACATAAACTGCTGATCCGGCTGGTCGATGCCGAATATGCGATCACCCGTCTCAATGTCGGTTCCCAGATGCCGGAATGGCTGCCGGGGCCGGGTTTCTGGACCGTGTCCAGCTCGCGAGAGGAAATGACCCTCGTCTGTCGCGCCGCGCGCGTCCCTTCCAGCACCCAGAGTTCGCTCGGCTGGCGCTGCTTCCGTATCGAACAGCATTTCAGCGTCGACGTGCCCGGCGTGCTTTCTTCCGTGCTCAGGCCGCTGTCGGCCGCGGGCATCGGCGTCTTTGCCAATTCGACCTTCAGCACCGACTATATCTTCGTGCCGGGCTCCGATCTCGACAAAGCGGTGCAGGCGCTGAAAGAGCACGGGCACGAGATCACCATCTGA
- a CDS encoding DUF2065 domain-containing protein has product MSDFLTGIAFFLIIEGLVYALAPLVLVELAKRLPYVPEHQLRLAGVFSVAAGVGLVWLLRG; this is encoded by the coding sequence ATGTCCGACTTTCTGACCGGGATTGCTTTTTTCCTGATCATCGAGGGGCTGGTGTACGCACTGGCCCCTTTGGTTTTAGTGGAATTGGCGAAGCGTTTGCCGTATGTCCCGGAGCATCAGCTTCGACTGGCCGGGGTATTTTCCGTTGCCGCCGGTGTCGGACTTGTCTGGTTGCTTCGAGGATAA
- the hflC gene encoding protease modulator HflC, whose product MINNRTSIILILLAVVLVGLYSSIFVVNERQQAIVVRFGQIQDVKTQPGLYFKLPFAFMDADRVQYVEDQALRFDLDNIRVQVSGGKFYEVDAFVIYKIADPRRFRETVSGDRDSAEARLRTRLDASLRRVYGLRGFEAALSDERASMMREVRADLKTDAESLGLNIEDVRIRRTDLTQEVSQQTFDRMKAERLAEAELIRARGNEAGQRRRAIADRQVVEIVADAQRESEILRGEGEAERTKTFADAFARDPKFFEFYRSMTAYTESIGSSDTTLVLSPHSEFFRYFNDSEGKAPAATETQPATGN is encoded by the coding sequence GTGATCAACAATCGTACTTCAATCATCCTGATCCTGCTCGCCGTCGTCCTGGTCGGTCTCTATTCGTCGATCTTCGTGGTCAACGAACGCCAGCAGGCGATCGTCGTTCGCTTCGGTCAGATCCAGGACGTCAAGACCCAGCCGGGCCTCTACTTCAAGCTGCCCTTCGCCTTCATGGATGCCGATCGCGTGCAGTATGTCGAAGACCAGGCCCTGCGCTTCGATCTCGACAACATCCGCGTCCAGGTTTCGGGCGGCAAGTTCTATGAAGTCGACGCCTTCGTCATCTACAAGATCGCCGATCCCCGTCGCTTCCGCGAAACCGTTTCGGGCGACCGCGATTCTGCCGAGGCACGTCTGCGCACCCGTCTCGACGCATCGCTGCGTCGCGTCTACGGTCTGCGTGGCTTCGAGGCAGCGCTGTCCGACGAGCGTGCATCGATGATGCGCGAAGTTCGCGCCGACCTCAAAACCGATGCCGAATCGCTCGGCCTCAACATCGAGGACGTTCGCATCCGTCGCACAGACCTTACGCAGGAAGTCTCGCAGCAGACCTTCGACCGCATGAAGGCCGAGCGTCTGGCGGAAGCCGAACTGATCCGTGCCCGCGGTAACGAAGCCGGCCAGCGTCGCCGCGCCATCGCCGACCGTCAGGTCGTCGAGATCGTCGCCGACGCCCAGCGCGAATCGGAAATCCTGCGCGGTGAAGGCGAAGCCGAACGGACGAAGACCTTTGCCGACGCATTTGCGCGCGATCCGAAGTTCTTCGAATTCTACCGTTCGATGACCGCCTATACGGAGTCCATCGGTAGCTCGGACACGACGCTCGTGCTGTCGCCGCATTCGGAGTTCTTCCGTTATTTCAATGACTCGGAAGGCAAAGCACCGGCTGCGACAGAGACGCAACCGGCGACCGGGAACTAA
- the hflK gene encoding FtsH protease activity modulator HflK — MPWSNQNGGGGPWGGGGGGGNQGPWGQGPNRPRGGGKGGPPDLEEIIRRGQDQLKNVVPGGFNGGIFAIVGLLIVGFILINSIYTVQPDERGVEMRFGKPKDEISMPGLHYHFWPLETVEFVKITEQQQNIGGRNSGQSNAGLMLTGDQNIVNVQFSVLFSVTDPKAYLFNVENPADTLQQVAESAMREVVGRRPAQDIFRDNRQAIAADVKSTIQATMDSYGAGVSVNTVAIEDAAPPREVADAFDEVQRAEQDEDRFVEEANQYANQILGKARGQGAQIREEAAAYKGRVVKEAQGEAQRFISVYDEYSKAPDVTRKRLYLETMQGVLGKSKKVIIDEKNGQGVVPYLPLNEIGRPAQSGGAQ; from the coding sequence ATGCCCTGGAGCAATCAGAATGGCGGCGGCGGCCCTTGGGGCGGCGGCGGCGGCGGAGGCAATCAGGGGCCATGGGGCCAGGGGCCGAACCGGCCGCGTGGCGGCGGCAAGGGCGGACCGCCGGATCTCGAAGAGATCATTCGCCGTGGCCAGGATCAGCTGAAGAACGTCGTTCCCGGCGGTTTCAACGGCGGCATCTTCGCCATCGTCGGCCTGCTGATCGTCGGCTTCATCCTGATCAACTCGATCTACACCGTCCAGCCGGATGAACGCGGCGTCGAAATGCGCTTCGGCAAGCCGAAGGACGAGATCTCGATGCCGGGCCTGCACTATCACTTCTGGCCGCTCGAAACCGTCGAGTTCGTCAAGATCACCGAGCAGCAGCAGAACATCGGCGGCCGCAACAGCGGTCAGTCCAATGCCGGCCTGATGCTCACCGGCGACCAGAACATCGTCAACGTTCAGTTCTCGGTGCTGTTCTCGGTCACGGATCCGAAGGCCTACCTCTTCAACGTCGAAAATCCGGCTGACACGCTGCAGCAGGTCGCCGAAAGCGCGATGCGCGAAGTGGTCGGCCGTCGTCCGGCCCAGGACATTTTCCGCGATAACCGTCAGGCGATCGCCGCCGACGTGAAGAGCACGATCCAGGCAACGATGGACAGCTACGGCGCCGGCGTTTCCGTCAACACCGTGGCGATCGAGGATGCGGCCCCGCCGCGCGAAGTCGCCGATGCGTTCGACGAAGTGCAGCGTGCCGAGCAGGACGAAGACCGCTTCGTCGAAGAAGCCAACCAGTACGCCAACCAGATCCTCGGCAAGGCCCGCGGTCAGGGCGCGCAGATCCGCGAAGAGGCAGCCGCCTACAAGGGCCGCGTCGTCAAGGAAGCGCAAGGTGAGGCCCAGCGCTTCATCTCTGTTTATGACGAATATTCAAAGGCGCCTGATGTAACCCGCAAGCGTCTCTATCTCGAAACGATGCAAGGCGTTCTCGGCAAGTCGAAGAAGGTCATCATCGACGAGAAGAACGGGCAGGGCGTCGTGCCCTATCTGCCGCTGAATGAAATCGGTCGGCCGGCACAGTCGGGAGGCGCACAGTGA
- a CDS encoding dihydrofolate reductase, whose translation MTDTSTNEPKISIVVAVAANGVIGRDGDLPWRLSTDLKRFKALTIGKPVIMGRKTWASIGRPLPGRANIVISRSADFTAEGATVAHSLEEALGAARREASASGADEICVIGGGEIYRQSIGVADILHITEVQAEVEGDTRFPDIDPDVFDKVFEEDLPQGEKDSHAMHFVTWRRRATR comes from the coding sequence ATGACTGATACCAGCACCAACGAGCCGAAAATCTCCATCGTCGTCGCGGTTGCCGCCAACGGCGTCATCGGCCGCGACGGCGATCTGCCGTGGCGGCTTTCCACCGATCTCAAGCGCTTCAAGGCGCTGACGATCGGCAAGCCCGTGATCATGGGGCGCAAGACCTGGGCCTCGATCGGACGTCCGCTGCCCGGCCGAGCGAACATCGTCATCAGCCGCAGCGCAGATTTTACTGCTGAGGGCGCGACCGTCGCGCATTCGCTGGAGGAGGCGCTGGGCGCAGCGCGGCGCGAAGCGTCGGCATCAGGGGCAGACGAGATCTGCGTTATTGGCGGCGGCGAGATCTACCGGCAATCGATCGGCGTCGCCGATATCCTGCACATCACAGAGGTTCAGGCGGAAGTCGAAGGCGATACTCGCTTTCCGGATATCGACCCTGACGTTTTCGACAAGGTGTTCGAAGAGGACCTGCCGCAGGGCGAGAAAGACAGCCATGCCATGCATTTCGTGACGTGGCGGCGCCGGGCCACGCGCTAA
- a CDS encoding glutathione S-transferase, which yields MLTLVHAPLSRSSRIVWLLEEIGAEYEIRYVSIRRWDGTGAPDDNNPHPHKQVPALLHKGALIWESAAVVQYLTDLHPECSLGRAPGHPERGAYLSWLAYYAGVIEPTALAHITGATINNPAQARLYSEMCAHVIDVLNRQTYLLGATMSAADLLLASALQWMRKILPESEVVDRYIRVVTDRAAYVRASEIDSKPNGFHD from the coding sequence ATGCTGACGCTCGTCCACGCACCCTTGTCGCGCTCGTCGCGTATCGTCTGGCTGCTCGAGGAGATCGGCGCGGAATACGAGATCCGCTATGTCTCGATCCGCCGCTGGGATGGCACCGGCGCACCCGACGACAACAATCCGCATCCGCACAAGCAGGTGCCGGCGCTCTTGCACAAGGGTGCGCTGATCTGGGAATCGGCGGCCGTGGTACAATATCTCACCGACCTTCACCCCGAATGCAGTCTCGGCCGGGCGCCCGGCCATCCCGAGCGCGGCGCCTATCTCTCCTGGCTTGCCTATTATGCCGGCGTGATCGAGCCGACGGCGCTGGCCCACATCACCGGCGCGACGATCAACAATCCGGCGCAGGCGCGGCTCTACAGCGAAATGTGCGCCCATGTGATCGACGTGCTCAACCGACAGACCTATCTGCTCGGCGCGACGATGAGCGCCGCCGACCTGCTTTTGGCCAGCGCACTGCAATGGATGCGCAAGATCCTGCCCGAGAGTGAGGTCGTCGACCGCTATATCCGGGTGGTCACGGACCGGGCAGCCTATGTCAGGGCAAGTGAAATCGACAGCAAACCGAATGGGTTCCATGACTGA
- a CDS encoding site-specific integrase, whose product MKLFVEGLENLLVGLNPADVPNRAGRYSREWFASRIGCATATLTSSTALRRMLGDWERDNPAPADFGKLAGLESNAADNVVVFSSRVADASIWRVPVLVKTRQLIVPTLIWDDEGFDDWVGDYARYLVVERKQTPQSVEETIKDLRVVRRAQRKRSLEYHEINDGFLLELQSEFANAGVSPRQSDGYIIALHDFLKWAESKGRLKNQVQVASKHDYPEDMADYPFPVTSEQVQVTGRHGKTYMKWVSPLLIRGGHSTYGTRHTPTGDEIEELLRQIDLHSRNIGRDKLIVSCPFMSGARVSEMVQLYQSDFPTPDTVMGLFDEGMPPYLEVKVVRKNRGKSNLRIPLDLVLMIVDYLYNDEQRKQVIRDLGLEGQNNLPLFISEKTGKALTTDSITRICGFFFRKARIKKANIHRLRARYITEVIEYQLDLLAERGMDVDPTTNWQETILTMAVQLMGQGHRISLQPYLNEILVRRTTAEGKIEPRSVEAREKALGEIQKQMAGRFKAYKVLSDAERLLAEGNYEAAAGILERVLDSIRNRRAG is encoded by the coding sequence ATGAAACTGTTTGTGGAAGGGCTCGAGAACCTGCTCGTAGGCTTAAATCCTGCGGATGTGCCGAACAGGGCCGGCCGTTACTCGCGTGAGTGGTTTGCTTCGCGGATCGGGTGCGCAACGGCAACGCTGACCAGTAGTACAGCGCTACGGCGCATGTTGGGCGACTGGGAAAGGGATAACCCCGCGCCAGCAGATTTCGGCAAGCTCGCTGGTCTCGAGTCAAATGCAGCCGACAACGTTGTTGTCTTTTCTTCGCGAGTAGCGGACGCATCGATTTGGCGCGTGCCCGTGCTCGTTAAAACCCGTCAGCTGATCGTGCCAACCCTAATCTGGGACGACGAGGGCTTCGACGATTGGGTAGGCGACTACGCGCGGTACTTAGTTGTTGAGCGAAAGCAAACCCCCCAGAGCGTTGAAGAGACGATAAAGGACTTGCGCGTAGTTCGACGAGCTCAACGCAAACGCTCGCTTGAATACCATGAGATCAACGATGGGTTTCTACTCGAGCTGCAGAGCGAATTTGCCAACGCGGGAGTGTCACCCCGGCAAAGTGACGGATACATTATAGCACTCCACGACTTCCTTAAATGGGCGGAGTCGAAAGGCCGCTTGAAAAATCAGGTGCAGGTCGCCTCGAAGCACGACTATCCAGAGGACATGGCCGACTACCCGTTTCCGGTCACCAGCGAGCAGGTGCAAGTAACCGGGCGTCATGGAAAAACTTACATGAAATGGGTGTCACCGTTGCTGATCCGCGGTGGTCACAGCACGTACGGTACAAGACATACTCCGACAGGCGACGAAATCGAAGAGCTTCTGCGTCAGATCGATCTGCACTCCAGGAACATCGGCAGAGACAAGCTTATTGTGAGCTGCCCTTTTATGAGTGGCGCTCGGGTCAGCGAAATGGTCCAGCTGTATCAGAGCGACTTTCCCACCCCCGATACCGTGATGGGCCTATTCGACGAGGGAATGCCGCCATACCTTGAAGTCAAGGTAGTCCGGAAGAACAGAGGGAAAAGCAATCTACGGATTCCGCTCGATCTTGTCCTGATGATTGTTGATTACCTCTACAATGACGAGCAGCGAAAGCAAGTCATCCGGGACCTTGGTCTGGAAGGCCAAAACAACCTTCCGCTCTTCATTTCCGAGAAGACCGGCAAGGCGCTTACCACCGATAGTATCACGCGGATTTGTGGATTTTTCTTCAGAAAGGCTCGTATCAAAAAGGCCAACATTCATCGCTTGCGTGCACGATACATCACGGAGGTGATAGAGTATCAGCTTGACCTGCTGGCTGAACGGGGAATGGATGTCGACCCGACGACCAACTGGCAAGAGACTATCCTTACCATGGCGGTCCAACTCATGGGCCAGGGACACCGAATTTCACTTCAACCGTACTTGAACGAGATTCTCGTCCGCCGCACCACTGCAGAGGGCAAGATCGAGCCGCGATCCGTCGAGGCTCGCGAGAAAGCGCTAGGTGAAATTCAGAAACAAATGGCAGGCCGGTTCAAGGCTTATAAAGTCCTGTCGGACGCCGAGAGACTGTTGGCTGAAGGTAATTATGAAGCTGCCGCCGGTATTCTCGAAAGGGTTTTGGATAGCATTCGGAACCGACGTGCCGGTTAA